The sequence CGGCCGGATCGTGCACCTGGTGCACCCGGCGCACACCACCATGGATTGCGCAGACTGCGGAGCGAGAACCAAGCACGCGCTGCCTCTCTCGGAACGAACGTATACCTGCACCGCATGCGGAGTGTCCCGGCCTCGGGACAAGAACTCCGCCCGCGTAATGCTGGTCCGGGCTGGTCTCTGTCCCGGCTAGTGCTGATCGTGTAAGACCTGTACCCCCGCCGGGGGCCAGGCGACGTGAGCTAGGAATCCCCCTTGTTTACAAGGGGGAGGAGTCAACGCGGCACCCTATTCCCCCGGAATGCCCGTCCCGGTCCCCGCGGGACCTCGCGCCCGGTCGGTGGTCCCTGAACCGTCAGAACGCACCACCCCGGAGGGTCAGGGCGCCGGCCGAACGGCCTCCGCACCAACGGTGACCGTCTCGTAGACCGACAAGATCTCCGCGGCGACCACGGCCCAGTCAAAGCGCCGTACATGCGCGGACGCGCGGGTACGCAGCCGCTCGCGGCCCTCCGCATCCCCGAGCATCCGCACGGCGGCCGCCGCGAGCGCGTCGGCGTCCCCGTTGGGGAACAACTCCCCCGCACTGCCCTGCGCCAGCACCTGCGCGAACGCGTCGAGGTCGGAGGCGAGCACGACCGCCCCCGCGGACATCGCCTCCACCAGGATGATCCCGAAACTCTCTCCGCCGAGGTTCGGCGCGACGTAGAGGTCGACGCTGCGCAGCAGCCGCGCCTTGTCCTCGTCGCTGACCATCCCCAGGAACTCGACCCGGTCGTGGAGTTCGGCCGGGAGCGGCTCCAGCGCCTCCCGCTGGTCGCCGCGCCCGGCGACGAGCAGCCGGGCACCGGGCCGCTCCCGGAGGATGCCGGGCAGCGCCCGCATGAGGACCTGCAACCCCTTGCGGGGCTCGTCGATGCGCCCGATGAACCCGATCGTGTCGCCCTGCCACTCGGGCCGCGGCTGCGCGCGCGCGAAGAACCCGACGTCCACGCCGTTGGGGATGACGACCGCGTCGCCGCCGAGGTGTTCGACCAGGGTGCGCCGGGCGTACTCGCTGACCGCGATCCGCGCGCTGATCTTCTCCAGCGCGGGCTGGAGGATCGGGTAGGCCGCGATCATGGCGCGCGAGCGGGGGTTGGAGGTGTGGAAGGTCGCCACGATCGGGCCGCGGGCCGCCCAGCAGGCGAGCAACCCGAGCGACGGGGAGGTCGGTTCGTGGATGTGGATGACGTCGAACCCGCCGTCGTGCAGCCAGCGGCGCACCCTCGCGGCCGACAGGAAGCCGAAGTTCAGCCGTGCCACGGAGCCGTTGTACGGCACGGGCACCGCGCGGCCGGCGGAGACCGCGTAGGGCGGAAGCGGCGTCTCGTCGTCGGCCGGGGCCAGCACGGACACGTGGTGGCCGAGGGAGATCAGATGCTCGGCCAGATCGCGGATGTGGTACTGGACGCCGCCGGGGACGTCCCAGGAGTACGGGCAGACGATCCCGATCCTCAAGTTCTCTCCGTCCCGGGGCGCTCGGTGGGCGCGGTGGATTCGGTGGGCGCGGTGGATGCGGCGGACCGCGACCCGTCGTCCGGCGCGGAGACGTCCGTCGACGCGGGTACGTCCGTCGCAGCGGACTCGTCACTCGAAGCGGGTATGTCGGCCGGCTCCGGCGCGCCGGCGGATTCCGGCGCCTCCGCCGAGGGGGACGCCTCCCCCGGCCCCGCGGGTTGCCCCGCGTCGGCCGCCCGCTGCGGCAGGTCGCTCAGCCAGAGCCGTTGCAGCATGTGCCAGTCCTGCGGGTGCTCGGCGATCCCGGCCTCGTACACGTTCGCCAGCACCTGCGTCATCACCGCCGTGCGGCTCGCGCGGTCGCCCTCGGCCGGGACCTCGACCGGGGGGTGCACCTTGCCCTGCATGACGGGCGAGTCGTCGTACCAGAGGGTGACCGGCAGCAGCAGCGCGCCGGTCTGCTGGGCGAGCATCGCCGGGCCCGCGGGCATCCGGGTCTTCTCGCCGAAGAAGTCGACCTCGACGCCGCCCCTGGACAGGTCGCGGTCCGCGACCAGGCAGACCAGGCCGCCCGCGCGCAGCCGCCGCGCCAGGGTGCCGAAGGCGGCGCCGCCGGTGTGCGGCAGGACCTCCATGCCCAGGCTCTCGCGGTAGGCGACGAACCGGTCGTAGAGGGTCTCCGGCTTCAGCCGCTCGGCGACGGTCGCGAACGGCGTCTCCAGCTTGGTGGTGACCCACGCCCCGGCCAGGTCGTAGTTGCCCATGTGCGGCAGCGCGAGGATGACCCCGCGGCCCGCGGCGAGCCCGTCGGTGAGCCAGTGCACGTCCTGCGGGGCGAAGCCGCCGCGGATGCGGTCCTTGCTCCAGGCCGGCAGCCGGAAGGACTCCATCCAGTACCGCAGGTAGGAGCGCATGCCCTGCCGGGACAGCTCGCGCAACCGGTCGGGCCCCGCGCCGGGCACCACGCGCGAAAGGTTCGCCTCCAGCCGCTGGACGCCCTTGCCGCGCTGCCGCCAGGCGGCGTCGGCGATGGTCCGGCCGAGCGCCCTGGCCGCCGGTTCCGGCAGCGTCTTCACCGCGCTCCAACCGAGCCCGTACAGGCCGTCGGTGAGGCGTTCCTTCACACGCCGCTCCCCTGGCCGACCGCCTGCTCGGCGGCCTCGGCCTCGGCGGCTTCCCGGCGCACCGTGACGACCCGCTGGATCAGCGTGATGAGGCTGCCGACGGCGACCACCCACAGGGCGATCGGCAGCAGCCACTGGATGCCGGGGACGCCGAAGGTGCGGTGGAAGCCGGCGAGGCCGCACAGCACCAGCGTGATGACCAGCCGCTCGGAGCGCTCGACCAGGCCGTTGACCGCGACCTTGAGGCCGATCGCCTCGCCGCGCGCCTTGGTGTACGAGACCACCTGCCCGCTGGCGAGGCAGAAGATGGTGACCGCGCACAGCACGAGGTTGTCACCGCCGCCGGCGTACCAGAGCGCGAGGCCGCCGAAGACGGCGCCGTCGGCGACGCGGTCGAGGGTGGAGTCCAGGAACGCGCCCCAGCGGCTGGAGCGGCCGGCCTGCCGGGCCATGTTGCCGTCGACCAGGTCCGAGAAGACGAACAGGGTGATGACGACAGTGCCCCAGAAGAACTCGCCCCGGGGGTAGAAGGCCAGTGCGCCGGCGACGACACCCGCGGTGCCGATCAGGGTCACCGTGTCCGGTGACACCCCCTTGCGCAGGAGGAATCCGGCGAACGGCGTGAGAACACGCGTGAAAAACGCACGCGCGTACTTGTTCAGCATGGCCTTCCCGACAGGTCGGTGGAGTTCGGAGCAAGGGTGTACGAAGCGGCCGAACACGGCGGCCGGTGCGGCCGCCGGATGCCCCATCGTAGTCAGACGCGGATGTGGGTGCCCCTGACCCTCCAGGGTGGTGTGTTCTGTCGGCTCAGGGACCACCTGTCGGTGGTGGGCTGGTCGCGCAGTTCCCGGCGCCCCTGTGTATGTGCGGCTCCCTCCGTCCTCAAGGGTTCGCGCGCCCCATTTCGGGCGTACCGTCGAAGGGAACCTGTACGCACCCGCGGAGTGACCCCCGGGAGGCGGGAAACATGAGTGGTGGCGGTAGGAAGGACGCGGTTCCAGGGGCCGCCGGAGGCGTATCCACGGCGGCTCCCGCCGGGAGTCGCCCCGAGGCGGTGCGCAACGTGGTGCTGGTCGGCCACAGCGGCGCGGGCAAGACCACGCTGGTGGAGGCGCTGGCCCAGGCCACCGGGGCAGTGGGCCGGGCCGGACGGGTGGAGGACGGCGGTTCGCTGTCGGACCACGACGAGATCGAGCAGCGCCAGCAGCGCTCGGTGCAGTTGTCCCTGGTGCCGGTGGAATGGGGCGGAGTCCGGGTCAACGTACTGGACACCCCCGGATACGTCGATTTCGTCGGGGAGTTGAGGGCCGGTCTGCGAGCAGCGGACGCGGCCCTCTTCGTCGTCTCGGCCGCGCAGGACGGCGAGGGCATCGGCGGCGCGACCCGGATGGTGTGGGACGAGTGTGCCGCGGTCGGCATGCCGCGGGCCGTGGTGGTCACGCACCTGGAGTCCGCGCGGGCCGGCTTCGAGGAGACCGCCGCGCAGTGCGCGAGCGAGCTCGGCGGCGACGACCCGGACGCGGTGCTGCCGCTGTACCTGCCGGTGCACGGCGCGGCGGGACCCGACGGCCACGCCCCGGTCACCGGCCTGGTCGGGCTGCTCACCGGCCGGGTCTACGACTACTCCACCGGTGAGCGGGTGGAGGCCGACCCCGACGCCGAACTGGCCCCGCGGCTCGCCGAGGCCCGCGACCGGCTGATCGAGGGGATCATCGCCGAGAGCGAGGACGAGACGCTGATGGACCGCTACCTCGGCGGCGAGTCGATCGACGTCGGGACCCTCGTCACCGACCTGGAGCGGGCCGTGGCCCGCGGCACCTTCCACCCGGTGCTGGCCGCCGCCCCCGCCGCCGAGGGCTCCCGCCAGGGCCTGGGCACCGTGGAACTCCTCGAACTGGTCACCGGCGGCTTCCCCACCCCGCTGGAGCGCGCCGCCCCGCCGGTCACCGACCCCGACGGCCGCCCCCGCCCGCCGGTGACCTGCGACCCGGACGGCCCGCTGGCCGCCGAGGTGGTCAAGACCACCTCCGACCCCTACGTCGGCCGGCTCAGCCTGGTACGGGTCTTCTCCGGCACGCTGCGGCCCGACGAGACGGTGCACGTGTCCGGGCACGGCATGGAGGACCGCGGGCACGAGGACCACGACGTGGACGAGCGGGTCGGCGCGCTGTCGTCGCCGTTCGGCAAGCAGCAGCGCCCGGTGCCGTCCGCGTCCGCCGGCGACCTGGTGTGCGTGGCGAAGCTGACCCGCGCCGAGACCGGTGACACCCTCTCCGACCAGGACCACCCGCTGCTGATGGCGCCGTGGCGGATGCCCGACCCGCTGCTGCCGATCGCGATCGAGGCGCACAGCAACGCCGACGAGGACAAGCTCTCCCAGGGCCTGGCCCGGCTGGTCGCCGAGGACCCCACCATGCGGCTGGAGCAGAACCCCGACACCCACCAGGTGGTGCTGTGGTGCATGGGCGAGGCGCACGCCGACGTGGCGCTGGAGCGGCTGCGCAGCCGCTACGGGGTGCAGGTCGACGCGGTCGCGCACAAGGTGCCGCTGCGCGAGACGTTCGGGCAGCCCGCGACCGCCCGCGGCCGGCACGTCAAACAGTCCGGCGGGCACGGGCAGTTCGCGATCTGCGAGATCGAGGTGGAGCCGCTGCCGGTGGGCTCGGGCATCGAGTTCGTCGACAAGGTGATCGGCGGGGCGGTGCCGCGCCAGTTCATCCCGTCGGTGGAGAAGGGCATCCGCGCCCAGGCCGCCCGCGGGGTCGCGCTCGGCTTCCCGGTGGTCGACATCCGGGTCACGCTCTCCGACGGCAAGGCGCACTCGGTGGACTCCTCCGACGCCGCCTTCCAGACCGCGGGCGCGCTGGCACTGCGGGAGGCCGCCGCCGAGTGCCCGATCCACCTGCTCGAACCCGTGGACGAGGTCGGGGTGTTGGTGCCGGACGCCTACGTCGGCCCGGTGATGAGCGACCTGTCCAGCCGGCGCGGCCGCGTCCTGGGCTCCGAACCGGCCGGCGAGGGCCGCTCGATGGTGCGGGCCGAGGTGCCCGAGATCGAGATCGGCCGGTACGCCATCGACCTGCGCTCCCTGTCGCACGGCACCGGCCGGTTCAGCCGCCACTACGCCCGTCACGAGCCGATGCCGGCGCAACTCGCCGCGAAAATGCACTACTTGGAAGAGGCGGAACAGCAGACGGCGCGCGCCAGGTGACGCCGCGCCGGTAATGTGGAAAGTGCTCCGAACGTGTGATGCGGCCCTGTGCGGGGAATGGGCTGGTCGGAGCCTGCCTTTCAGGGTGCGGTCGGATGGCGAGTGGGGGCTGCGGTGACAGACGGGTTCGACTTCAGCCCGGGAGCGCAGGTCCCGCTCCTGGGTACCGACGGCGAGACGGCGGCGACACAGGCGCTCGCCTCGGCCGCGTACCGGGACTCCACGATGGAGGACCTGATCAGCATCAGTGACGGCGCCAAGGTGACGCCGCCCCGGCTGTCGCTGTTCGAGCCGAACCTCGGCGAGGCGTTCGCCCGGGCGGTGCAGGTCCGGATGCTGGGCGCGGCCCGCGGCGAACTCGTGCAGTCCTTCGGCATCGAGCCGCAGACCGTCGTCGAGCACTGCCTGGCGGCCACCCGGATCAGGCAGGAGCGCGACAACCGGCTGAGCGTCGTGATGGGGGTGTGCGGGCTGCTGTTCCTGCCGGGCACCTTGCTGTGGCTCGGCGCCTTCCAGCTCCGCCGCTCGCTGACCGGCCTGAAGGAGAAGGGCAACAAGGCGGGCGTGCTGGGCGGGGCGGTGCTCGCGGTCGCGGCCGTGCTGGCGGTCCTGCTGGCGATCCGGCCGCCGTTCAGCGGGTTCTGGGCGCTGTACTTCCGCGTGGTGATGATCGTGCCGGTGATCGGCTGGTTCCTCGCCCGCCGGATCTGCGAGCGCACCGCCAAGGACCTGCGCGACCGGTGGGGCGAGCTGGCCGGCGGCTCCGGGGTCGGCGCGAAGATCCCCGAGGCGGTGCCGCGCAACCCCAACCAGCTGCGTGCCGAAAGCCTCCGGCAGAGCCTGGCGAAGCTCGCCGCCGAGCAGAGCAGCAACGTCGTCTTCTACGCGGGCCCGCGCGGGATACTCGGCATGGGCAGCCGCTGGGGCAGCTGGCAGATGGCCGAGGAGCTGGTGCCGCGCGAGGACATGAAGGAGATCAACCCGTTCCGCAGCTGGGATGTGATCCGGGCGATCCACGACCGGCTGCGGATGCTGGAGCGCGGCCCCCTGCACACCGGCGGCTTCCCCAAGCCGTCGATACGGCACTGGGTGGTGGCCCCCATCAGCGAGGGAGCCGGCAGCATCTCCCGCCCCACCGGGACCGAGGTCGAGGCGTACACCGTCAAGGACTTCGAGATCCAGCGGATCTGCAACACCCAGCAGTTCGGCAAGGGCAACCGGCACTACCTGGGCATCCAGTTCGTGCTGTGGGACGGCAACCTCGTGATCACCCTCATGGTCACCGTGACCGTCCTCGCGCAGACCCTCCGCGTCGAGGTCACCGGATACGCGCTCGGCCCGATCAAGGGCCTGTTCACCTCCAAGCCGTCCGCGCCGACCAAGACGGTCAGCAAGTCCGTGAAGTTCTGGGAGACCAGGACCGTCTCGCTGCCGGTCGTCAATCCGTCCGAGGTGGTCCGCCTCACCGCCCGCGCGCCGCTGACCCGGTTCCCGTCGATCCTCGACCACCTCGGCGGCTCCCTCAAGCTCCCCGAGCCGTTCGGCCTGCGCCACACCTGGGCCGACAAGCCCTGGCAGCACCGCTTCATGGCCGACGACGCGCTCCGCGCCGCCACCCCCGTCCTCCGC comes from Streptomyces sp. NBC_00448 and encodes:
- a CDS encoding glycosyltransferase family 4 protein, which encodes MRIGIVCPYSWDVPGGVQYHIRDLAEHLISLGHHVSVLAPADDETPLPPYAVSAGRAVPVPYNGSVARLNFGFLSAARVRRWLHDGGFDVIHIHEPTSPSLGLLACWAARGPIVATFHTSNPRSRAMIAAYPILQPALEKISARIAVSEYARRTLVEHLGGDAVVIPNGVDVGFFARAQPRPEWQGDTIGFIGRIDEPRKGLQVLMRALPGILRERPGARLLVAGRGDQREALEPLPAELHDRVEFLGMVSDEDKARLLRSVDLYVAPNLGGESFGIILVEAMSAGAVVLASDLDAFAQVLAQGSAGELFPNGDADALAAAAVRMLGDAEGRERLRTRASAHVRRFDWAVVAAEILSVYETVTVGAEAVRPAP
- a CDS encoding phosphatidylinositol mannoside acyltransferase; amino-acid sequence: MKERLTDGLYGLGWSAVKTLPEPAARALGRTIADAAWRQRGKGVQRLEANLSRVVPGAGPDRLRELSRQGMRSYLRYWMESFRLPAWSKDRIRGGFAPQDVHWLTDGLAAGRGVILALPHMGNYDLAGAWVTTKLETPFATVAERLKPETLYDRFVAYRESLGMEVLPHTGGAAFGTLARRLRAGGLVCLVADRDLSRGGVEVDFFGEKTRMPAGPAMLAQQTGALLLPVTLWYDDSPVMQGKVHPPVEVPAEGDRASRTAVMTQVLANVYEAGIAEHPQDWHMLQRLWLSDLPQRAADAGQPAGPGEASPSAEAPESAGAPEPADIPASSDESAATDVPASTDVSAPDDGSRSAASTAPTESTAPTERPGTERT
- the pgsA gene encoding phosphatidylinositol phosphate synthase, yielding MLNKYARAFFTRVLTPFAGFLLRKGVSPDTVTLIGTAGVVAGALAFYPRGEFFWGTVVITLFVFSDLVDGNMARQAGRSSRWGAFLDSTLDRVADGAVFGGLALWYAGGGDNLVLCAVTIFCLASGQVVSYTKARGEAIGLKVAVNGLVERSERLVITLVLCGLAGFHRTFGVPGIQWLLPIALWVVAVGSLITLIQRVVTVRREAAEAEAAEQAVGQGSGV
- a CDS encoding elongation factor G-like protein EF-G2: MSGGGRKDAVPGAAGGVSTAAPAGSRPEAVRNVVLVGHSGAGKTTLVEALAQATGAVGRAGRVEDGGSLSDHDEIEQRQQRSVQLSLVPVEWGGVRVNVLDTPGYVDFVGELRAGLRAADAALFVVSAAQDGEGIGGATRMVWDECAAVGMPRAVVVTHLESARAGFEETAAQCASELGGDDPDAVLPLYLPVHGAAGPDGHAPVTGLVGLLTGRVYDYSTGERVEADPDAELAPRLAEARDRLIEGIIAESEDETLMDRYLGGESIDVGTLVTDLERAVARGTFHPVLAAAPAAEGSRQGLGTVELLELVTGGFPTPLERAAPPVTDPDGRPRPPVTCDPDGPLAAEVVKTTSDPYVGRLSLVRVFSGTLRPDETVHVSGHGMEDRGHEDHDVDERVGALSSPFGKQQRPVPSASAGDLVCVAKLTRAETGDTLSDQDHPLLMAPWRMPDPLLPIAIEAHSNADEDKLSQGLARLVAEDPTMRLEQNPDTHQVVLWCMGEAHADVALERLRSRYGVQVDAVAHKVPLRETFGQPATARGRHVKQSGGHGQFAICEIEVEPLPVGSGIEFVDKVIGGAVPRQFIPSVEKGIRAQAARGVALGFPVVDIRVTLSDGKAHSVDSSDAAFQTAGALALREAAAECPIHLLEPVDEVGVLVPDAYVGPVMSDLSSRRGRVLGSEPAGEGRSMVRAEVPEIEIGRYAIDLRSLSHGTGRFSRHYARHEPMPAQLAAKMHYLEEAEQQTARAR